AATCTTTTCTCTGTCTGCTTCTCGGGGGTCGAGCCTCATTAACTTTCAAGGTGCGTCCTTTAAAGTCGATACCATCCAGTTCTTCCTTTGCTTTTTCAGCTTCTGATTGGCTAGACATTTCAATAAACCCGAAGCCTCTCCCTTCAATGACCTTGATTTCCTTCACTTCACCATATTTGGAAAACAATTCTTTTAACTGGTCATTATCTACAGAATAATCAAGATTGCCTACAAAAAGTTTACTTCCTTGCATTC
The Nitrospinota bacterium genome window above contains:
- a CDS encoding RNA-binding protein gives rise to the protein MQGSKLFVGNLDYSVDNDQLKELFSKYGEVKEIKVIEGRGFGFIEMSSQSEAEKAKEELDGIDFKGRTLKVNEARPPRSRQRKDYRRY